From Rhodococcus antarcticus, the proteins below share one genomic window:
- a CDS encoding TauD/TfdA dioxygenase family protein, which translates to MRTSASHPLGVTVTDVRLEDVGPAEVAGLTDLMATHGVVVLPDQTLDDGQFVELLQRFGELTFTTGETPVDGFPDLNVVSNVGRTTPPRSTFHVDSSYLGRPPAYTALRAVTVPAEGGETVFTDQYRAYETLRPELRERLEGRTITHVVTGLDLTEDDETSAEHPVFRAHPVSGRTTLFLSTPARCVAVSGMSAAESAEVVRELFDHSTREDNTVRHAWSPGDVVMWDNACVLHKADHSGVVGDRVMHRGMVAGGPTRAAAARS; encoded by the coding sequence ATGCGCACGAGTGCCTCGCACCCCCTGGGTGTCACCGTCACCGACGTCCGGCTCGAGGACGTCGGTCCCGCCGAGGTGGCCGGGCTGACGGACCTGATGGCCACCCACGGTGTCGTCGTCCTGCCCGACCAGACCCTCGACGACGGCCAGTTCGTCGAGCTCCTGCAGCGGTTCGGCGAGCTGACCTTCACGACGGGGGAGACCCCGGTCGACGGCTTCCCCGACCTCAACGTCGTCAGCAACGTCGGCCGCACCACCCCGCCGCGCAGCACGTTCCACGTGGACTCCAGCTACCTCGGCCGCCCACCCGCCTACACCGCGCTGCGGGCCGTCACGGTCCCGGCCGAGGGCGGCGAGACGGTGTTCACCGACCAGTACCGGGCCTACGAGACGCTGCGGCCGGAGCTCCGTGAACGGCTCGAGGGTCGCACGATCACACACGTGGTGACGGGCCTGGACCTGACCGAGGACGACGAGACCTCCGCGGAGCACCCCGTGTTCCGGGCCCACCCCGTGTCGGGGCGCACGACCCTGTTCCTGTCGACCCCAGCCCGCTGCGTGGCCGTGAGTGGGATGTCGGCGGCGGAGTCGGCGGAGGTGGTCCGCGAGCTGTTCGACCACTCCACCCGCGAGGACAACACCGTCCGGCACGCCTGGTCGCCGGGCGACGTGGTGATGTGGGACAACGCCTGCGTGCTGCACAAGGCCGACCACTCCGGGGTGGTCGGGGACCGGGTCATGCACCGCGGCATGGTCGCCGGCGGACCCACCCGGGCGGCCGCTGCCCGATCCTGA
- a CDS encoding DUF4190 domain-containing protein has translation MLGILAIVTSITVVGGVVLGIVALVLGIVGRKRATRGEATNGGVALAGIITGVIGALLSILLVALGAAAFFGSGGGNLISCVNDANGNQTAIDQCNNDFQQGVGNGR, from the coding sequence GTGCTGGGGATCCTGGCCATCGTCACGAGCATCACGGTCGTGGGCGGTGTGGTCCTGGGCATCGTGGCGCTGGTGCTGGGCATCGTCGGGCGCAAGCGGGCCACGCGGGGGGAGGCGACCAACGGCGGCGTCGCCCTCGCGGGGATCATCACCGGTGTCATCGGTGCCCTGCTCTCGATCCTGCTGGTCGCGCTGGGCGCGGCGGCCTTCTTCGGCAGCGGTGGCGGCAACCTGATCAGCTGCGTGAACGACGCGAACGGGAACCAGACCGCGATCGACCAGTGCAACAACGACTTCCAGCAGGGCGTCGGCAACGGCCGCTGA
- a CDS encoding SGNH hydrolase domain-containing protein, giving the protein MPDPAVATSDLPVVNADGCIEKDVSAADDPMSACVYGAAGAARRAVLVGDSHAAQYSTPLIGAADRAAWSMQVMVRNGCPFTAIGPNDGGGPVASCSDQNLRLRDLILAERPALVVTSALSERGYARDLGWTWSSPEEMARGYQQMWQPLVDAGIPLVVVADTPLPAPASVPECVEQNGPSSDRCTTSRLDGTGDGPDPLVLAARGMEGVRVVDPTDRVCTGDTCPAVVGNVLVYRDNHLTDTYARSLTGFLAETVGIS; this is encoded by the coding sequence GTGCCCGACCCGGCAGTGGCGACCTCGGACCTGCCGGTCGTGAACGCCGACGGCTGCATCGAGAAGGACGTGAGCGCGGCGGACGACCCGATGTCTGCCTGTGTGTACGGAGCAGCCGGCGCCGCCCGTCGGGCTGTCCTGGTGGGCGACTCGCACGCGGCGCAGTACAGCACCCCGCTCATCGGTGCGGCTGACCGGGCGGCGTGGTCGATGCAGGTCATGGTGCGCAACGGGTGTCCGTTCACGGCGATCGGCCCGAACGACGGGGGCGGCCCGGTCGCCTCGTGCTCGGACCAGAACCTGCGCCTGCGCGACCTCATCCTCGCTGAGCGGCCCGCCCTGGTGGTGACCTCGGCACTGTCCGAGCGCGGGTACGCCCGCGACCTCGGCTGGACCTGGAGCTCGCCGGAGGAGATGGCGCGCGGCTACCAGCAGATGTGGCAGCCGCTCGTGGACGCCGGGATCCCGCTGGTGGTCGTCGCTGACACTCCGCTGCCCGCCCCCGCCTCGGTGCCTGAGTGCGTCGAGCAGAACGGCCCCAGCTCGGACCGCTGCACTACGAGTCGGCTGGACGGGACCGGTGACGGACCCGATCCGCTAGTTCTCGCGGCGCGAGGCATGGAGGGCGTGCGGGTGGTCGACCCGACCGATCGCGTGTGCACGGGGGACACCTGCCCGGCCGTGGTCGGCAACGTCCTGGTGTACCGGGACAACCACCTCACCGACACCTACGCGCGCAGCCTGACCGGGTTCCTCGCCGAGACCGTGGGCATCAGCTGA
- a CDS encoding acyltransferase family protein: MPQRTDIQGLRALAVGLVIVYHLLPDRLSGGFVGVDVFFVISGYLIIGTLHREVVRTGRIDLPAFYARRVRRLVPAATVVLVATVVLTVLLLPVSRWRPVALDVAASALQVQNWALAYGSTDYAAATQAVSPLQHYWSLAVEEQFYLVTPVVMVLAVALAARNKRVPAPRAAVGAVLLLGATSFVYSVLHSWSDPAQAYFVTTTRMWELVLGGALAMAPVRPWVPGVARIVLGWAGLALVLGAALTFTTSSAFPGWIALLPTMGTAMVLFSGSAATGASAPGSVGALLSVRPATWIGDISYSLYLWHWPVLVFYLAASDRESPDDLGVVMVLALSLVAAAWSARTVENRFRHVRPRPPPCPTDRCRAPCGSSCLRSGWASSWWRCHCSRRPGRGSTPSTGSATSRPAACSTPTTRVRWPWTPWTHGRCRRAWPSCPTRQWRPRTCRS, encoded by the coding sequence GTGCCCCAGCGCACCGACATCCAGGGCCTGCGCGCCCTCGCGGTGGGACTGGTGATCGTCTACCACCTCCTGCCGGACCGGCTCTCCGGCGGCTTCGTCGGGGTCGACGTCTTCTTCGTCATCTCCGGGTACCTCATCATCGGCACGCTGCACCGCGAGGTCGTGCGCACCGGTCGGATCGACCTGCCTGCGTTCTACGCGCGGCGGGTGCGTCGGCTGGTGCCCGCGGCGACCGTGGTCCTCGTCGCGACCGTCGTCCTCACCGTCCTGCTGCTGCCGGTGTCCCGCTGGCGGCCGGTCGCGCTCGACGTCGCCGCGTCGGCGCTGCAGGTGCAGAACTGGGCGCTGGCCTACGGCTCGACCGACTACGCAGCGGCAACTCAGGCGGTCTCGCCCCTTCAGCACTACTGGTCGCTCGCCGTGGAGGAGCAGTTCTACCTCGTCACCCCGGTGGTCATGGTCCTGGCGGTAGCTCTTGCGGCGAGGAACAAGCGGGTCCCGGCCCCACGGGCGGCGGTGGGGGCCGTGCTGCTGCTCGGGGCGACCTCCTTCGTCTACTCCGTGCTGCACTCGTGGTCCGACCCCGCGCAGGCCTACTTCGTCACCACCACGCGCATGTGGGAGCTGGTGCTCGGCGGTGCGCTCGCGATGGCCCCGGTGCGGCCGTGGGTGCCGGGTGTCGCGCGGATCGTCCTCGGCTGGGCAGGCCTGGCCCTGGTGCTGGGCGCGGCGCTGACCTTCACGACGTCCTCGGCCTTCCCGGGGTGGATCGCTCTGCTGCCCACGATGGGGACGGCGATGGTGCTGTTCTCGGGCTCGGCGGCGACGGGCGCGTCAGCACCCGGCTCGGTGGGGGCGCTGCTCTCGGTCCGCCCCGCCACCTGGATCGGCGACATCTCCTACAGCCTGTACCTGTGGCACTGGCCGGTGCTGGTCTTCTACCTGGCCGCGAGCGACCGTGAGAGTCCTGATGACCTCGGCGTGGTGATGGTGCTGGCGCTGAGCCTCGTGGCGGCGGCGTGGTCGGCCCGGACGGTGGAGAACCGTTTCCGTCACGTACGCCCGCGCCCCCCACCGTGCCCGACGGACCGGTGCCGAGCTCCCTGCGGTTCCAGCTGCCTGCGTTCCGGCTGGGCATCCTCATGGTGGCGGTGTCACTGCTCGCGGCGTCCGGGCCGTGGGTCTACGCCCAGCACCGGATCGGCAACCTCGCGGCCAGCGGCGTGCTCGACGCCGACCACCCGGGTGCGCTGGCCCTGGACCCCGTGGACCCACGGCCGGTGCCGACGGGCGTGGCCGTCGTGCCCGACCCGGCAGTGGCGACCTCGGACCTGCCGGTCGTGA
- a CDS encoding IS1380 family transposase — protein MPDAGLLPAAVLAQRVDLGGVVDRRLRLARHGANSGAKALTVIGAMLAGGDSIDDTALLRAGAAGSLFDGTRAPSTVGSWLRAHKWSNVRQLDAISRELLARLWGCGAGPADLTAPLTIDIDSTIVAVHGRAKQGAAFGYTKVRCYHPQLATCAETGQVLMCRLRGGSAGAARGAASLVTETISRVRNAGATGALTVRADSAFYSKSMLSTAAKFDVRFSITARQDPRVRAAIEAIDEGAWQQIPYWLSTPEVSGADIAETPFTVFASDKTHARGVRLVVRRVRPTPGSQLALFTTWDHHAFVTDRDLPLAEVEADHRRHAVVEQNIAELTSAGLAHLPSGRFMANAAWLALAVMAHNLGRAIALLAGPALARATAATLRRTVFTMPGRLIHTGRRRHLRLPQSWPWAAPILLALTRIHAIPLRR, from the coding sequence GTGCCGGACGCGGGCCTGCTGCCGGCGGCGGTGCTGGCCCAGCGGGTGGACCTTGGTGGGGTCGTCGATCGCCGGCTTCGCCTGGCCCGTCACGGCGCGAACAGCGGCGCGAAGGCGCTGACGGTGATCGGTGCGATGCTCGCAGGCGGTGACAGCATCGACGACACGGCGTTGTTGCGGGCGGGGGCGGCGGGGTCGCTGTTCGACGGGACGCGGGCACCGTCGACGGTCGGGTCGTGGCTGCGGGCCCACAAGTGGTCCAACGTCCGCCAGCTCGACGCGATCAGCCGTGAGCTGCTGGCCCGGTTGTGGGGCTGCGGGGCCGGTCCGGCGGACCTGACGGCGCCGCTGACGATCGACATCGACTCCACCATCGTGGCTGTGCACGGCCGGGCCAAGCAGGGTGCCGCGTTCGGCTACACCAAGGTTCGTTGCTACCACCCGCAGCTGGCGACCTGCGCCGAGACCGGGCAGGTGCTGATGTGCCGGCTGCGCGGGGGCAGTGCCGGCGCCGCCCGCGGTGCGGCGTCGTTGGTGACCGAGACCATCAGCCGAGTCCGAAACGCAGGGGCCACCGGGGCACTGACCGTGCGCGCCGACTCCGCGTTCTACTCCAAGTCGATGCTGAGCACCGCCGCGAAGTTCGACGTCCGGTTCTCGATCACCGCCCGGCAGGACCCGCGGGTCCGCGCCGCGATCGAGGCCATAGACGAAGGCGCCTGGCAGCAGATCCCGTACTGGCTATCCACCCCCGAGGTCTCCGGCGCCGACATCGCCGAGACCCCGTTCACCGTCTTCGCCAGCGACAAGACCCACGCCCGAGGGGTCCGCCTCGTCGTCCGTCGGGTCCGCCCCACCCCCGGCAGCCAGCTGGCCCTGTTCACCACCTGGGACCACCACGCGTTCGTCACCGACCGGGACCTGCCCCTGGCCGAGGTCGAGGCCGACCACCGCCGTCACGCCGTCGTCGAGCAGAACATCGCCGAGCTCACATCCGCCGGCCTGGCCCACCTGCCCTCGGGGCGGTTCATGGCCAACGCCGCTTGGCTCGCTCTGGCGGTGATGGCCCACAACCTCGGCAGAGCCATCGCCCTGCTCGCCGGACCCGCACTGGCCCGGGCCACCGCAGCAACACTGCGCCGCACCGTGTTCACCATGCCCGGCCGCCTCATCCACACCGGCCGACGCCGACACCTGCGACTACCCCAATCCTGGCCGTGGGCAGCCCCGATCCTGCTAGCCCTGACCCGCATCCACGCGATCCCCCTGCGCCGCTGA
- a CDS encoding DUF2304 domain-containing protein, whose translation MSGYPFALILAVATVLLIGWLLRTRRLREKYAFLWLALAVGICALGAFPRALFAVAVFSGVETPVNVLFSGAIVVLLLVAVQLSAELSQLEEEMRTVAESVALLQVRVDELERNGRRAGNGEAPEDVDEAPGQASL comes from the coding sequence GTGAGCGGCTACCCGTTCGCCCTGATCCTGGCCGTGGCTACGGTCCTGCTCATCGGTTGGCTGTTGCGGACGCGCCGTCTGCGTGAGAAGTACGCGTTCCTTTGGCTGGCGCTCGCCGTCGGTATCTGCGCCCTCGGAGCCTTTCCTCGTGCCTTGTTCGCCGTCGCCGTGTTCTCCGGGGTGGAGACGCCGGTAAACGTCCTGTTCTCCGGTGCGATCGTCGTGCTCCTGCTCGTGGCCGTCCAGCTCAGCGCCGAGCTGTCCCAGCTCGAGGAGGAGATGAGGACGGTCGCCGAGTCGGTGGCTTTGCTCCAAGTCAGGGTCGACGAGCTGGAGCGCAACGGGCGTCGGGCTGGCAATGGAGAGGCCCCCGAAGACGTGGACGAGGCGCCGGGGCAGGCGTCGCTCTAG
- a CDS encoding glycosyltransferase family 2 protein, producing MHGVRRTSTVLVVIPAWNEELALPAVLAEVAAALPEVDVLVVNDGSTDRTSAVAREAGVVVIDLPINLGVGGAMRAGFRYARTRGHQVVVQLDGDGQHDPLSVRDLLAELAATGSDVVIGARFAGAGSYEARGPRRAAMKVLSVVLSRLVGTRLTDTTSGFKASGPKAVALFARDYPAEYLGDTVESLVIAARAGLVVSQHPVAMRPRSAGTPSHSPVKATIFLFRAFAALAVAVTRPRSTVPAIDGDDLS from the coding sequence GTGCACGGGGTGAGGAGAACATCAACCGTCCTCGTCGTCATTCCTGCGTGGAACGAGGAGCTCGCGCTCCCCGCCGTGCTCGCCGAGGTGGCAGCTGCGCTGCCCGAGGTGGACGTCCTCGTGGTCAACGACGGATCCACCGACAGGACCTCTGCGGTGGCCCGTGAGGCCGGTGTGGTCGTGATCGACCTCCCCATCAACCTCGGCGTGGGCGGAGCGATGCGGGCGGGGTTCCGCTACGCACGGACCCGGGGCCACCAGGTGGTCGTCCAGCTGGACGGGGACGGGCAGCACGATCCGCTCTCGGTGCGCGATCTGCTCGCCGAGCTCGCCGCCACCGGCTCGGACGTCGTGATCGGGGCGCGATTCGCCGGTGCGGGCTCGTACGAAGCGCGAGGACCGCGTCGAGCCGCCATGAAGGTGTTGTCGGTCGTGCTCTCCCGGCTCGTCGGCACCAGGCTGACCGACACGACATCGGGCTTCAAAGCTTCGGGACCGAAGGCCGTAGCGCTTTTCGCCCGGGACTATCCCGCGGAGTATCTGGGTGACACGGTGGAGTCGCTCGTCATTGCCGCTCGCGCCGGACTCGTTGTGTCCCAACACCCAGTCGCGATGAGGCCACGCTCCGCCGGCACCCCGTCCCACAGCCCGGTGAAGGCGACGATCTTCCTGTTCCGAGCGTTCGCTGCCCTGGCCGTCGCGGTGACGAGACCGCGGTCAACGGTACCTGCCATCGACGGGGATGACCTGTCGTGA
- a CDS encoding DUF2142 domain-containing protein, translating into MLTAQALEPRPTGPRWIAVIIFVAFFVPTALWSASTPLWASPDENFHTLKAWSVAHGQFYVTPEAASSGTGGFVSVPQGLVDSAASITCLAFTPQANGSCVAIPTEDETIVRSANAAGRYNPVYYFVVGLPSLVTDLQHAPLAMRLASAALFAFFASWAVSALAQSARPGVAVGAGMLAFTPMAVFLGGVVNPNGLEIAASAALWANLGMFLHDGPRMTASARGRLLRRAALAASAMVVTRGLSPVWLVVIVSCCLLTGTRQSLRLMLTRPALRWVAFTAVVALLSLVWIVVSQSLKAGSVGSPVSHWLLDRLHIASSTQEGKWRMAVGNFGWLDAPLPEFFTSAWLYVGLAVAALALVRATAGMRVAIVAVGVASYILPVVLEAQSLDVTGVIWQGRYTLPLYVGVPILAAVALGRSSRRLSVESAVAALVAAVVALGINVFGFAFALHRNTDGLFDGSGTTTPFTLDGPWQPRLGAVTSVLTYSAWVLGVAAVLGLVLWRAAPSAEGTMDPDDEDAWFAATV; encoded by the coding sequence GTGCTGACCGCGCAAGCGCTGGAACCTCGCCCTACGGGACCACGGTGGATAGCCGTAATAATTTTTGTTGCCTTCTTCGTCCCAACGGCGCTCTGGTCGGCGAGCACACCACTGTGGGCCTCCCCCGACGAGAACTTTCACACCCTCAAGGCCTGGTCGGTGGCGCACGGGCAGTTCTACGTCACACCCGAGGCGGCGAGCTCCGGGACCGGCGGGTTTGTATCCGTGCCTCAGGGTCTGGTGGACAGCGCCGCGTCAATCACCTGCCTGGCCTTCACGCCGCAGGCGAACGGCAGCTGCGTCGCCATCCCAACCGAGGACGAGACCATCGTCCGGTCGGCCAATGCCGCCGGACGGTACAACCCCGTCTACTACTTCGTCGTCGGCCTGCCCTCCCTGGTCACCGACCTCCAGCACGCCCCGCTGGCCATGCGTCTCGCCAGCGCGGCCCTCTTTGCGTTCTTCGCGAGCTGGGCCGTCTCCGCGCTCGCTCAGTCGGCGAGGCCGGGGGTCGCGGTGGGAGCCGGAATGCTGGCGTTCACCCCGATGGCCGTGTTCCTTGGCGGTGTGGTCAACCCGAACGGCCTGGAGATCGCCGCATCGGCCGCGCTATGGGCGAATCTGGGCATGTTCTTGCACGATGGCCCCAGGATGACCGCGTCCGCTCGCGGCCGCCTGCTGCGGCGGGCGGCACTCGCAGCCTCGGCGATGGTCGTCACCCGCGGGCTGTCGCCGGTGTGGCTGGTAGTCATCGTTTCGTGCTGCCTGCTGACCGGCACGCGTCAGTCCCTTCGGTTGATGCTGACCCGCCCAGCGCTGCGATGGGTGGCCTTCACGGCAGTGGTCGCCTTGCTTTCGCTCGTCTGGATCGTCGTCTCGCAGTCGCTGAAGGCCGGGTCCGTGGGTAGCCCGGTGTCGCACTGGCTCCTCGACCGGCTCCACATCGCGAGCTCGACGCAGGAGGGCAAGTGGCGGATGGCAGTGGGCAACTTCGGCTGGCTCGACGCGCCGCTGCCGGAGTTCTTCACCTCCGCCTGGTTGTACGTCGGTCTTGCCGTCGCCGCGCTCGCGCTGGTGCGCGCGACCGCCGGGATGCGGGTGGCGATCGTGGCCGTAGGCGTGGCGTCCTACATCTTGCCGGTCGTCCTCGAGGCTCAGAGCCTCGACGTGACCGGGGTGATCTGGCAGGGCCGGTACACGCTGCCGTTGTACGTCGGGGTGCCGATCCTCGCGGCAGTGGCGCTCGGGCGGTCGTCGCGACGCCTCTCGGTGGAGAGCGCGGTAGCCGCGCTGGTGGCTGCCGTTGTCGCCCTGGGCATCAATGTCTTTGGCTTCGCCTTCGCCCTTCACCGCAACACCGACGGGCTGTTCGACGGCAGCGGCACCACGACCCCCTTCACCCTCGATGGTCCCTGGCAGCCGCGGTTGGGTGCCGTCACGTCGGTATTGACCTACTCGGCGTGGGTCCTTGGAGTTGCCGCGGTCCTGGGCCTCGTCCTATGGCGGGCTGCCCCGTCCGCCGAAGGGACTATGGATCCGGACGACGAGGATGCTTGGTTCGCAGCCACAGTGTGA
- the serS gene encoding serine--tRNA ligase, which produces MIDLKLVREDPDAVRTSQRTRGEDPSLVDALLTADAARRAAVLAADTLRAEQKTVSGQVGRLMGAWQKAQKSDAPDAAELKATADTARAQAGELSERVKAAELVQAAADSALDTAHRAISNVVQPGAPAGGEDDYVVLSHHGQIPEIPTPRDHLELAEGLRLLDVERGVKVSGARFYFLTGVGALLQLGLLQLAAQKAVANGFTLTIPPVLVRPEIMAGTGFLGAHAAEVYKLADDDLYLVGTSEVPMAGFHADEILDLSAGPKRYAGWSTCFRREAGSYGKDTRGIMRVHQFDKVEMFSWCRPEDADAEHQRLLGWEQEMLAAVDVPYRIIDTAGGDLGSSAARKYDCEAWVPSQEAYRELTSTSNCTTFQARRLNVRYRDEAGRTQVAATLNGTLATTRWIVAILENHQEPDGSVRVPVALQPFVGTDVLRP; this is translated from the coding sequence GTGATCGACCTCAAGCTCGTCCGCGAGGACCCCGACGCCGTCCGCACCTCCCAGCGCACCCGGGGCGAGGACCCATCCCTGGTCGACGCCCTGCTCACCGCAGACGCCGCCCGCCGTGCCGCCGTCCTCGCCGCCGACACGCTGCGTGCAGAGCAGAAGACCGTCAGCGGACAGGTCGGCAGGCTCATGGGTGCCTGGCAGAAGGCGCAGAAGTCGGACGCCCCCGACGCCGCTGAGCTCAAGGCCACCGCCGACACCGCCCGGGCGCAGGCCGGCGAGCTCAGCGAGCGGGTCAAGGCCGCCGAGCTCGTGCAGGCTGCCGCGGACAGCGCCCTGGACACCGCGCACCGGGCCATCTCCAACGTCGTGCAGCCCGGCGCGCCCGCCGGTGGCGAGGACGACTACGTGGTGCTCTCCCACCACGGCCAGATCCCGGAGATCCCCACGCCCAGGGACCACCTGGAGCTCGCGGAGGGCCTGCGGCTGCTGGACGTGGAGCGCGGGGTCAAGGTCTCCGGCGCCCGCTTCTACTTTCTCACCGGTGTCGGGGCGCTGCTGCAGCTCGGCCTGCTCCAGCTCGCCGCGCAGAAGGCCGTGGCCAACGGCTTCACCCTCACCATCCCGCCCGTGCTGGTGCGTCCGGAGATCATGGCCGGCACCGGGTTCCTCGGCGCGCACGCCGCGGAGGTCTACAAGCTGGCCGACGACGACCTCTACCTGGTGGGCACCTCCGAGGTGCCGATGGCCGGGTTCCACGCCGACGAGATCCTCGACCTGTCCGCGGGACCGAAGCGGTACGCCGGCTGGAGCACCTGCTTCCGGCGCGAGGCCGGCAGCTACGGCAAGGACACCCGCGGCATCATGCGCGTGCACCAGTTCGACAAGGTGGAGATGTTCAGCTGGTGCCGGCCCGAGGACGCCGACGCCGAGCACCAGCGGCTGCTGGGCTGGGAGCAGGAGATGCTCGCGGCCGTCGACGTGCCGTACCGGATCATCGACACCGCGGGCGGGGACCTCGGGTCGTCGGCGGCCCGCAAGTACGACTGCGAGGCGTGGGTGCCCAGCCAGGAGGCCTACCGCGAGCTGACGTCGACGTCGAACTGCACGACGTTCCAGGCGCGGCGGCTGAACGTTCGCTACCGCGACGAGGCCGGCCGCACGCAGGTGGCCGCCACCCTGAACGGCACGCTCGCGACCACGCGCTGGATCGTGGCGATCCTGGAGAACCACCAGGAGCCCGACGGATCGGTGCGCGTGCCGGTGGCGCTGCAGCCCTTCGTCGGCACCGACGTCCTCCGCCCCTGA
- a CDS encoding class I adenylate-forming enzyme family protein, with translation MTGPLTAAQAEIDQAGVAGALGDLARGDRLALVVPGSPRLVTAVMGALRAGVVPVVLDPATPRAELEALLTDVDPARVVRGADELEALHHHAPAELAPVPLGRPVHVTSGTTGRRKGVWSGVLAVDAARALWAEEADLWDFGPSDVHVVVSPLHHSAPLRFAIGTLLAGGSVLVPGSFSPAGFLELCADHRPTTVFTAPAQLQRLREHGGAEAALAGFRLIAHAGAPCPEPVKRWLVDAAGDAVWEFYGSTEGQFTVCSAADWAAHPGSVGRARPGRTLSTDPDGTIWCTVPTYARFTYWNAPDKTAAAWRGDAFTVGDLGRLDADGWLYLDGRRDDLVITGGVNVYPVEVERVLQECPGVREVAVYGVDDERWGQRVEVAVVGDAGAVDGWAREHLAPAQRPKVVHVLDELPRTSTGKVLRRALRARA, from the coding sequence GTGACCGGCCCGCTCACCGCGGCGCAGGCCGAGATCGACCAGGCCGGGGTGGCCGGGGCGCTCGGGGACCTGGCGCGCGGTGACCGTCTCGCGCTCGTTGTGCCGGGCTCGCCCCGACTGGTCACCGCCGTCATGGGGGCGCTGCGCGCGGGGGTGGTGCCGGTGGTGCTGGACCCGGCGACGCCGCGGGCCGAGCTCGAGGCGCTGCTGACCGACGTCGACCCGGCGCGGGTGGTGCGCGGCGCCGACGAGCTCGAGGCCCTGCACCACCACGCCCCGGCCGAGCTGGCGCCGGTGCCCCTGGGCCGGCCGGTGCACGTCACCTCCGGCACCACCGGCCGCCGCAAGGGCGTGTGGTCCGGCGTGCTGGCCGTGGACGCCGCCCGCGCGCTGTGGGCGGAGGAGGCGGATCTCTGGGACTTCGGCCCGTCCGACGTCCACGTCGTCGTGTCCCCGCTGCACCACTCGGCGCCGCTGCGGTTCGCGATCGGGACGCTGCTCGCCGGTGGCTCGGTGCTGGTCCCGGGCAGCTTCTCGCCCGCCGGGTTCCTCGAGCTCTGCGCCGACCACCGCCCCACCACCGTGTTCACCGCGCCGGCCCAGCTGCAGCGCCTCCGCGAGCACGGGGGTGCCGAGGCCGCACTGGCGGGCTTCCGGCTGATCGCCCATGCGGGCGCACCCTGCCCGGAGCCGGTGAAGCGCTGGCTGGTGGACGCGGCCGGGGACGCGGTGTGGGAGTTCTACGGCTCCACCGAGGGCCAGTTCACGGTGTGCTCGGCCGCGGACTGGGCGGCGCACCCGGGCTCGGTGGGGCGGGCCCGCCCCGGGCGCACCCTGAGCACGGACCCCGACGGGACGATCTGGTGCACGGTGCCCACCTACGCCCGGTTCACCTACTGGAACGCCCCCGACAAGACGGCTGCGGCCTGGCGCGGGGACGCGTTCACCGTGGGCGACCTCGGCCGCCTGGACGCCGACGGGTGGTTGTACCTCGACGGCCGGCGCGACGACCTCGTCATCACCGGGGGCGTCAACGTCTACCCGGTCGAGGTCGAGCGGGTGCTCCAGGAGTGCCCCGGGGTGCGCGAGGTGGCCGTGTACGGCGTGGACGACGAGCGCTGGGGGCAACGGGTGGAGGTGGCCGTGGTCGGCGACGCCGGCGCGGTGGACGGCTGGGCCCGTGAGCACCTCGCGCCCGCGCAGCGGCCCAAGGTCGTGCACGTCCTCGACGAGCTCCCCCGGACCTCGACCGGCAAGGTGCTGCGGAGGGCGCTCCGCGCCCGTGCGTGA
- a CDS encoding dienelactone hydrolase family protein yields MSTTTVDVATPDGTADALLVTPDGDGPHPAVLLYMDAFGVRPRLQQMAERIAAQGYVVLVPNVFHRAGRAPVVDLEDLMKPENRPSMMATLGPLMQALTPERAVADAGAYLDFLAAHPAVADGPVGTTGYCMGGALALRTAAAHPGRVAAAASFHGGNLATEAPDSPHLGAATTTAEVYVAHADADGSAPPEQQERLEAALTDAGVLHRTELYEGTTHGFTMADTAAYSAEAEERHWTELLALCARNL; encoded by the coding sequence ATGAGCACCACCACCGTCGACGTCGCGACGCCCGACGGCACGGCCGACGCCCTGCTCGTGACCCCGGACGGTGACGGCCCGCACCCCGCCGTGCTGCTGTACATGGACGCGTTCGGCGTTCGGCCCCGGCTGCAGCAGATGGCGGAGCGGATCGCCGCGCAGGGCTACGTGGTGCTCGTGCCGAACGTGTTCCACCGGGCTGGGCGTGCGCCGGTCGTCGATCTCGAGGACCTGATGAAGCCGGAGAACCGGCCGTCGATGATGGCCACCCTGGGTCCGCTCATGCAGGCCCTCACCCCGGAGCGGGCCGTGGCCGATGCCGGTGCCTACCTCGACTTCCTGGCCGCGCACCCCGCGGTGGCTGACGGGCCCGTGGGCACCACCGGGTACTGCATGGGAGGTGCGCTCGCGCTGCGCACGGCCGCGGCGCACCCGGGCCGGGTGGCCGCGGCCGCCAGCTTCCACGGTGGCAACCTCGCGACCGAGGCGCCGGACAGCCCGCACCTCGGGGCCGCCACCACCACCGCCGAGGTGTACGTCGCGCACGCCGACGCCGACGGGTCCGCGCCGCCGGAGCAGCAGGAGCGGCTGGAGGCCGCGCTCACCGACGCCGGTGTCCTCCACCGCACCGAGCTGTACGAGGGCACCACCCACGGGTTCACCATGGCCGACACCGCGGCGTACTCCGCCGAGGCCGAGGAGCGGCACTGGACGGAGCTTCTCGCCCTGTGCGCCCGGAACCTGTGA